The DNA region AAGTTACTGGTTCAATTTTAAGCATGCTCCTGAAATACGTTGCCCCTGACTGTCCTCACTATGGAAGAACCCTCCTTCACCATGCAATCCTTTGTGGCAATGCAGGAGCGGTCAATGTCCTACTGAGCAGTGGTGCTGATGTGGAACGCCCTATAATAACAACTTGGAAAACTGGGTTCCGTCCTATACACATTGCTGCACGTCTTGGCTTGTCCACCATTCTTCAATCCCTGATTGATTTTGGTTGTAATCTGAACTCCAAGACAGAATCTGGTGACACTGCTCTGATCATCTGTGCGAAATATAAGCAAGAAGAGTGTCTCAAGGTTTTGGCCAAGGCTGGTGCTGATTTTGCATTAGTCAATGTTGCTGGTGAATCCACAAGTTCAATTGCTGGTTCAAAGTGGTGGGCCCTTGGTTTTCAACTAGCAGTTTTGGATGTGATTAAATCTGgaaaaattccaaaatcaaGTAACATATCTATCTTCTCTCCCCTGATGTTAGTGGCGCAAGCTGGTGATATTGAGGCCTTAAAAGCTCTTATTCGATGGGGTGAAGTTAATCTTGATTATCAGGATGATAATGGATTCTCTGCTGTCATGGTCGCTGCTTTGAAGGGTCATGTAGAAGTATTTCGTCTATTGGTATTTGCTGGGGCTGATGTTAAACTGGTCAACAAATCTGGCAAAACTGCAATTATGCTTTCTGAGTTGAACCAGAACCGTGACCTGTTTGAGAAGGTGATGCTTGAGTTTGCACTTGAAAAGGGAAACCGGTTTGCAGGAGGGTTCTATGCTTTACATTGTGCAGCACGCCGTGGGGATTTGGATGCAGTCAAGTTGTTGATGAGTAGAGGCTATGATGTTAATGTCCCTGACGGCAGTGGTTATACTCCACTCATGTTAGCAGCAAGAGAAGGCCATGGACCCATGTGTGAACTATTGATCAGTAGCGGGGCTATTTGTGATGTTAAGAATGCTAAAGGTGAAACGGCACTCTCACTCGCAAGAAATATTTCCGGCAAGAAAAATGTTGCAGAACGTGTCATCTTAGATGAGTTGGCTCGTCAGTTGGTGTTAAGCGGAGCCCCAGTACAAAAACACACCAAGGGAGGCAAAGGAACTCCACATGGTAAATATTTACGAATGTCGGGATCAGGTGTGCTGCAGTGGGGAAATTCAAGGCATAAAAATGTAATATGCCGAATTGCAGAATCGGGGCCAAGTCCTACATTTAAGAGGAATAGGCAGCATAAAGGCGGTGCGGATGAACCTGGAGTGTTTCGGATAGTGACCACCAAGAACAAGGAAGTGCATTTTGTGTGCAATGGCGGGGTAGAAATGGCTGAGCTGTGGGTAAGGGGAATAATTCTTGTGACAAGCGATGTGGTTTGTGGTAAATAGAGAAAGTGCTTCTGCGTTACTGATGTATAGAAGTTTGGAGTACTTCGCCTTGAAGTACTTGGAACTCCTAGTGATTCATTATAGAAGTTTTGATCCCTGTAATATCTCTCCTCCTCTCTCgtttaaaaaagaaaggtaGGTTGGACACCGATGGCCACCTTCCAGTTTCTTCAGGGCTGCTGAAGAAATAGATGCTGCAACATTTTTAGAGTTGCTGCTTTCATCAAAacctttattaaaaaatgagctAAGATCCGAC from Mangifera indica cultivar Alphonso chromosome 8, CATAS_Mindica_2.1, whole genome shotgun sequence includes:
- the LOC123223008 gene encoding ankyrin-3-like isoform X1; amino-acid sequence: MPVFSASGKQVVPVDYEAEVSQRLLEATLSDDLKSAMECIADRFVDVNFVGAVCLKTRKTELVLREESASEVRVEFEEFKTDVTALFLASHSGNVTLLKKLLNVGADVNQKVFRGFATTVAVREGHLEILEILLKAGASQPACEEALIEASCHGRAKLAELLMGSDLIRPHVAVHALVVACCRGFVDVVETIMKCGVDVSATDRFLLQSFKPSLYTNVDCTPLVAAVVSRQVSVVRLLLQQAGAQTDIKVRLGAWSWDTTTGEEFRVGAGLAEPYAITWCAVEYFEVTGSILSMLLKYVAPDCPHYGRTLLHHAILCGNAGAVNVLLSSGADVERPIITTWKTGFRPIHIAARLGLSTILQSLIDFGCNLNSKTESGDTALIICAKYKQEECLKVLAKAGADFALVNVAGESTSSIAGSKWWALGFQLAVLDVIKSGKIPKSSNISIFSPLMLVAQAGDIEALKALIRWGEVNLDYQDDNGFSAVMVAALKGHVEVFRLLVFAGADVKLVNKSGKTAIMLSELNQNRDLFEKVMLEFALEKGNRFAGGFYALHCAARRGDLDAVKLLMSRGYDVNVPDGSGYTPLMLAAREGHGPMCELLISSGAICDVKNAKGETALSLARNISGKKNVAERVILDELARQLVLSGAPVQKHTKGGKGTPHGKYLRMSGSGVLQWGNSRHKNVICRIAESGPSPTFKRNRQHKGGADEPGVFRIVTTKNKEVHFVCNGGVEMAELWVRGIILVTSDVVCGK
- the LOC123223008 gene encoding ankyrin-3-like isoform X2 yields the protein MPVFSASGKQVVPVDYEAEVSQRLLEATLSDDLKSAMECIADRFVDVNFVGAVCLKTRKTELVLREESASEVRVEFEEFKTDVTALFLASHSGNVTLLKKLLNVGADVNQKVFRGFATTVAVREGHLEILEILLKAGASQPACEEALIEASCHGRAKLAELLMGSDLIRPHVAVHALVVACCRGFVDVVETIMKCGVDVSATDRFLLQSFKPSLYTNVDCTPLVAAVVSRQVSVVRLLLQAGAQTDIKVRLGAWSWDTTTGEEFRVGAGLAEPYAITWCAVEYFEVTGSILSMLLKYVAPDCPHYGRTLLHHAILCGNAGAVNVLLSSGADVERPIITTWKTGFRPIHIAARLGLSTILQSLIDFGCNLNSKTESGDTALIICAKYKQEECLKVLAKAGADFALVNVAGESTSSIAGSKWWALGFQLAVLDVIKSGKIPKSSNISIFSPLMLVAQAGDIEALKALIRWGEVNLDYQDDNGFSAVMVAALKGHVEVFRLLVFAGADVKLVNKSGKTAIMLSELNQNRDLFEKVMLEFALEKGNRFAGGFYALHCAARRGDLDAVKLLMSRGYDVNVPDGSGYTPLMLAAREGHGPMCELLISSGAICDVKNAKGETALSLARNISGKKNVAERVILDELARQLVLSGAPVQKHTKGGKGTPHGKYLRMSGSGVLQWGNSRHKNVICRIAESGPSPTFKRNRQHKGGADEPGVFRIVTTKNKEVHFVCNGGVEMAELWVRGIILVTSDVVCGK